Proteins co-encoded in one Sulfurovum xiamenensis genomic window:
- the cysN gene encoding sulfate adenylyltransferase subunit CysN, translated as MSIQETKIANDIESYLKEHENKQLLRFITCGSVDDGKSTLIGRLLHDSKMIFEDQLSAIKNDSKKVGTTEGEFDLALLVDGLQSEREQGITIDVAYRYFTTDKRKFIIADTPGHEQYTRNMATGASTADLAIILIDARYGVQTQTRRHSFIAKLLGIKHIVIAVNKMDLVDFSEEKYNEICENYLVFAKELGLTEDITLIPLSALNGDNVVNLSPRSPWYKGDTLMHILETIEIDQDRDLSHFRLPVQYVNRPNLDFRGFCGTVASGIIEVGDAITVLPSGKSSTIKEIVTYDGNLEYAYTQQAITLTLNDEIDISRGDVIVKSDEQPDNAANLDVDIVWMGEEPLVKGKQYLIKRASTQTVGLIDSFYYKTDVNTLEQSSTSVLNLNEIARAKLDLEQSIAFDPYEHNKAMGSFIIIDRITNNTVGAGMIRNRSENQDKKELNHSDFLIELNALVEKYFPHGKSNMIV; from the coding sequence ATGTCAATACAAGAAACTAAAATAGCAAACGATATAGAATCGTATTTGAAAGAACACGAGAATAAACAATTATTAAGATTTATTACCTGTGGTTCTGTTGATGATGGTAAATCTACTTTAATAGGAAGACTACTGCATGATTCTAAAATGATTTTCGAAGATCAATTATCAGCTATAAAAAATGATAGTAAAAAAGTTGGTACAACTGAAGGTGAATTTGATTTAGCCTTATTAGTTGATGGTTTACAAAGTGAAAGAGAACAAGGTATTACAATTGATGTTGCCTATAGATACTTCACCACTGATAAAAGAAAATTTATTATTGCAGATACACCTGGTCACGAACAATATACAAGAAATATGGCAACAGGTGCATCAACTGCAGATTTGGCAATTATTTTAATTGATGCCAGATATGGTGTTCAAACTCAAACTAGACGACACTCATTTATTGCAAAATTATTAGGTATTAAACATATAGTGATTGCCGTGAATAAAATGGATTTAGTTGATTTTAGTGAAGAAAAATATAATGAAATTTGTGAAAACTATTTAGTTTTTGCAAAAGAACTGGGATTAACGGAAGATATTACCTTAATTCCATTATCTGCATTAAATGGTGACAATGTTGTCAATTTAAGTCCTAGATCACCTTGGTATAAAGGTGACACTTTAATGCATATTTTAGAAACAATTGAAATTGATCAGGATAGAGATTTATCTCACTTCAGACTTCCTGTTCAATATGTCAATCGGCCAAACTTGGACTTTAGAGGTTTTTGTGGAACTGTTGCATCTGGGATTATTGAAGTTGGTGATGCTATTACAGTTTTACCGTCAGGTAAAAGTTCGACAATAAAAGAGATTGTAACCTATGATGGAAACTTAGAATATGCATATACACAGCAGGCAATTACGTTAACTTTAAATGATGAAATTGATATTTCAAGAGGTGATGTAATCGTAAAAAGTGATGAACAGCCAGATAATGCAGCAAATTTAGATGTTGATATTGTATGGATGGGTGAAGAGCCATTAGTTAAAGGAAAACAATACTTGATCAAAAGGGCATCAACTCAAACAGTAGGTTTAATTGATAGTTTTTATTATAAAACAGATGTAAATACATTGGAACAATCAAGTACCAGCGTATTAAACCTAAATGAAATAGCAAGAGCTAAACTAGATTTGGAGCAGAGTATTGCTTTTGATCCATATGAGCATAATAAAGCAATGGGTTCATTTATTATTATTGACAGAATTACAAATAATACTGTAGGTGCAGGAATGATTAGAAATAGATCAGAAAACCAAGATAAAAAAGAATTAAACCATTCTGATTTTCTAATTGAATTAAATGCATTAGTCGAAAAATACTTTCCTCATGGGAAAAGTAATATGATTGTATAG
- a CDS encoding nitrite/sulfite reductase translates to MARETAAQRVERIKSEKDGLSVLADIKEYAISNKEIDPEDIDRFKWYGLYTQNKNLQDDNDETLYFMLRIKLEQGAINVDQLRCLSKISEEFARSTADFTTRQDIQFHFIKVIDLPEIFERIQNVGLSSVFAAGDVPRNVATCPVTGIDKDDLYDTTYLAHDINNYLRGNPELVNLPRKYKIGISGCSKHCMGHEIQDLSFTAVKIDGEVLFAVSVGGGLGSNKKIALHLGYVLAAQVLDTVKVITTVYRDHGLRKSRKKARLGHLIDEWGLDKFKACIEEKLGFELIKKPSFKATPYARREHFGIHKSSIAGYSYIGCAINGGHIGSKGLADLADILEKYQATTIKATNTQNFIVLDVPDKNSEKLANTLLDINVDARPSPFKARTISCTGIKFCKFAVVETKDQAILLASYLEKRFPNFDETVSISLNGCPNSCAHPHVVDIGLMGTKVKDEEGNSVAGFELILGGNLEGEVSNFGLKTGIKILPKYLNRTVESIIEQYINSGQNGLHGFLKENIENENFIESLREVWIER, encoded by the coding sequence ATGGCAAGAGAAACAGCAGCACAAAGAGTAGAGAGAATTAAAAGTGAAAAAGACGGCCTCTCTGTATTGGCAGATATTAAAGAGTATGCTATTTCAAACAAGGAAATTGATCCTGAAGATATAGATAGATTTAAATGGTATGGTCTTTATACTCAGAATAAAAATTTACAAGATGATAATGATGAAACATTATATTTTATGTTAAGAATTAAATTGGAACAAGGAGCTATAAATGTAGATCAACTAAGATGTTTATCGAAAATATCAGAGGAGTTTGCAAGATCTACGGCTGATTTTACAACAAGACAAGATATACAATTTCATTTTATAAAAGTAATTGATCTTCCTGAGATATTTGAACGTATTCAGAATGTTGGATTGAGCTCAGTATTTGCTGCTGGAGATGTTCCGAGAAATGTTGCAACATGCCCTGTTACCGGCATAGATAAAGATGATCTATATGATACAACTTATTTAGCTCATGATATAAATAATTATCTAAGGGGTAATCCTGAACTTGTTAATTTGCCACGAAAATATAAAATAGGAATATCTGGTTGTAGTAAACACTGCATGGGACATGAGATACAAGACTTATCATTTACAGCTGTTAAGATTGATGGTGAAGTATTGTTTGCAGTTAGTGTTGGTGGGGGATTAGGTTCCAATAAAAAAATAGCACTACATTTGGGCTATGTTTTAGCAGCACAAGTCCTTGATACGGTAAAAGTCATAACTACTGTTTACAGAGATCATGGTCTAAGAAAAAGTAGAAAGAAAGCTCGATTAGGACATTTGATTGATGAATGGGGATTGGATAAATTCAAAGCATGTATAGAAGAGAAGCTTGGATTTGAATTAATAAAAAAACCAAGTTTTAAAGCTACTCCTTATGCACGAAGAGAACATTTTGGTATTCATAAATCATCTATAGCAGGGTATTCATACATAGGATGTGCAATCAATGGTGGGCATATTGGTTCAAAAGGATTAGCAGATTTAGCAGATATTTTAGAAAAATACCAAGCGACCACAATTAAAGCAACGAACACACAAAACTTTATTGTTTTAGATGTTCCGGATAAAAATTCAGAAAAATTAGCCAATACGCTATTGGATATAAATGTTGATGCAAGACCTAGTCCTTTTAAGGCTAGAACTATTTCCTGTACGGGGATAAAGTTCTGTAAATTTGCTGTCGTTGAAACAAAAGATCAGGCAATACTTTTGGCATCATATTTAGAAAAAAGATTTCCTAATTTTGATGAAACTGTGTCTATATCTCTTAATGGATGTCCAAATTCTTGTGCACACCCACATGTTGTTGATATAGGATTAATGGGTACAAAAGTTAAAGATGAAGAAGGAAATTCAGTTGCTGGATTCGAACTCATATTAGGAGGTAATTTAGAAGGTGAAGTCTCAAATTTTGGTCTTAAAACAGGTATAAAGATATTACCAAAATATCTTAATAGAACTGTTGAAAGTATTATTGAACAATATATTAACAGTGGACAAAATGGATTACATGGGTTTTTAAAAGAGAATATAGAAAATGAAAACTTTATAGAATCATTACGAGAGGTTTGGATAGAAAGATGA
- the cobA gene encoding uroporphyrinogen-III C-methyltransferase, whose protein sequence is MKSRKTLPILLKEQHILLLGGGKVALQKAEVLAENNISFSIIAKEVHPKIYTLCNDIQKKSFKTQDIKDTLVVIDATGDDEVTEKILEYKKKHPILLNVVDIPQCCDFYFMALTKNAPLQIAVSSSGASPTVAKYFRDKCQSLIPDNIDTFLDTLQVARDKGMIAREKTLKKIEKMTTKAYLVGCGLGDPDLLTLKAYNIIKDVDVVLYDHLISNEIMAIVPKHTKKVFVGKEKGFHTKSQEEINKLIGKYIKKGYSVARLKSGDPFIFGRGAEELLYLTQKGIETEVIPGISSAISGPLMANIPITARDYSNAFTVVSAHLKGNAINLDWVPMLENREHTVIVLMGLTRIKEIVQQAKILDIDMNTSCAIISNASRKNQSVQVGTLDNLSVLSLTAKRPAIIVFGKVVDFLHKLEKNYTHKI, encoded by the coding sequence ATGAAATCTAGAAAAACTTTACCTATATTACTGAAAGAGCAACATATTCTTTTGTTAGGTGGTGGTAAGGTTGCATTACAGAAAGCAGAAGTATTGGCTGAAAACAATATTTCATTTTCTATTATAGCTAAAGAAGTACATCCTAAAATATACACATTATGTAATGATATACAGAAAAAATCCTTCAAAACTCAAGACATTAAAGATACTCTTGTAGTGATAGATGCAACAGGAGATGACGAAGTAACTGAAAAGATTTTAGAGTATAAGAAGAAACACCCTATCTTGCTAAATGTTGTAGATATACCACAATGTTGTGACTTTTACTTTATGGCACTGACAAAAAATGCACCACTACAGATAGCAGTGTCAAGTTCAGGTGCAAGTCCTACCGTAGCTAAATATTTTAGAGATAAGTGTCAGTCACTCATTCCTGACAACATCGATACATTTTTAGATACGTTGCAAGTAGCAAGAGATAAAGGTATGATTGCAAGAGAAAAAACGCTTAAAAAAATCGAAAAGATGACAACGAAAGCGTATCTGGTAGGCTGTGGCCTGGGAGATCCTGACCTACTGACCCTCAAAGCCTATAATATTATAAAAGATGTGGATGTTGTACTCTATGATCACCTAATATCTAATGAGATAATGGCTATCGTACCAAAGCATACAAAGAAAGTCTTTGTCGGTAAAGAAAAAGGGTTTCATACAAAATCACAAGAAGAGATCAACAAATTGATAGGCAAATATATCAAAAAAGGTTATTCTGTTGCACGATTAAAAAGTGGTGATCCTTTTATCTTTGGCCGTGGAGCAGAAGAGTTACTCTATCTTACGCAAAAAGGTATTGAAACTGAAGTGATACCAGGTATCTCTTCAGCGATCTCAGGACCGCTGATGGCAAATATCCCTATCACTGCCAGGGATTACAGCAATGCTTTTACTGTAGTCTCTGCTCACTTAAAAGGTAACGCTATCAATCTTGACTGGGTACCTATGTTAGAGAATAGAGAGCATACGGTCATTGTACTTATGGGACTTACCCGTATCAAAGAGATCGTACAGCAGGCAAAAATACTGGATATAGATATGAACACTTCTTGTGCCATTATCTCAAATGCCAGTAGAAAAAATCAGTCGGTTCAGGTGGGCACACTTGATAATTTGAGTGTACTTTCTTTAACAGCAAAAAGACCAGCAATTATTGTTTTTGGCAAGGTTGTTGATTTCTTGCATAAGTTAGAAAAAAATTATACTCACAAAATTTAA
- a CDS encoding DUF4395 domain-containing protein gives MSQSCPISIHRIDAHFVRFVAFEVLIIGLLLLITEHLFFSFLLLFDFLIRTLKINKLSPFTNIAKLIIHCLDMKPKFCDEAPKRFSLYLGLGIVAFLTFFLTFGYTEIATILVIALLICAFLEAAFDYCVGCKVYYYLQHFVRINRRK, from the coding sequence ATGTCACAATCATGTCCTATTTCAATTCATCGTATTGATGCACATTTTGTCCGTTTTGTTGCATTTGAAGTATTAATTATTGGTTTACTTCTCTTAATAACAGAACATCTATTTTTTTCTTTTCTTTTATTATTTGATTTTTTGATTCGTACTTTAAAAATAAATAAATTAAGCCCTTTTACTAACATAGCAAAACTTATCATTCACTGTTTAGATATGAAACCCAAGTTTTGTGATGAGGCCCCCAAACGTTTTTCACTTTATTTAGGCTTGGGAATTGTTGCTTTCTTAACTTTTTTTCTGACCTTTGGATATACTGAAATTGCAACTATATTAGTTATTGCCCTGTTAATTTGTGCTTTTTTAGAGGCGGCTTTTGATTATTGTGTAGGTTGTAAGGTTTATTATTATCTTCAACATTTTGTACGAATCAATAGAAGAAAATAA
- a CDS encoding transposase — protein MKCIYCKYPYTYLLKDNQRKCGQCKRKFSPRKLEREQKLRSLFIEGYNARETSIKTGMHFSTVQKYYENFRIAIALYADEQYQLHAKNITGYDEYLYLPKTLKIKKNIHKLQHFLTLSYENKVYNLMMPTLQHFNFDIADEKEQKILLKYLRFNKITKLTKAQNTITQFWEFFEEFILQYKGVSNEQFIFYLKEAEWRFNYSKSELIHSLKLS, from the coding sequence ATGAAATGTATCTATTGTAAATATCCTTATACCTATCTACTTAAAGACAATCAACGTAAATGTGGTCAATGCAAACGTAAATTTAGCCCTCGGAAACTGGAACGAGAACAAAAATTACGTTCACTCTTCATTGAAGGGTACAATGCTAGAGAAACATCCATCAAAACTGGAATGCATTTTTCTACCGTACAAAAATATTACGAAAACTTCAGAATTGCCATTGCTCTTTATGCAGATGAACAATACCAACTACATGCTAAAAATATTACAGGCTATGATGAGTACCTTTATCTACCCAAAACACTAAAGATTAAAAAGAATATACATAAACTCCAACATTTCCTCACGCTTTCATATGAGAACAAAGTGTATAACCTTATGATGCCGACTCTGCAACATTTCAACTTCGATATAGCCGATGAAAAAGAACAAAAAATCCTCTTAAAATACCTACGTTTCAATAAAATAACAAAACTTACTAAAGCACAAAATACTATTACTCAGTTCTGGGAATTTTTTGAAGAATTTATACTGCAGTATAAAGGTGTGAGTAATGAGCAGTTTATTTTTTATTTAAAAGAAGCGGAGTGGCGGTTTAATTATTCAAAGAGTGAATTAATTCACTCTTTAAAATTATCATAA